From the Conger conger chromosome 13, fConCon1.1, whole genome shotgun sequence genome, the window caatccccactggagcaatgtggggtcgaGGGTCTTGCTTGAACCGGCAACTGCCTGGCTGCTGTCGGCTGCCCCTCAGCTGTAGGCTGGAACTTGACTAGTTGACTagtctctgtgctgtttttgGCTGGGAGGGTGACCTGTTCTCTGATGTGTTGCTTTTGTCTGTGCCCAGACACTGTGAGGGAGCAGGGCGGCAGTGTGGAAAGGCCTCATGACGGACAGCCCCTGCCAGACCTGCTGCCCCagagacagcgccccctggggGAGCCCTCGGGGAACAGCCACGCTAGAGATCAGGAGATGGAGGACGAGGCATCGGGGAGAGTGGCCGACCAGCTGCGCGTCATCGGGGACGAGTTGAACGCCATGTTCCTGCAGAgaagggtgagtgtgtgtgtgcgtgtgtgtgtgtgtgtgtgcatgcgtgcatgcaagtgtgtgtgggcgtgtgtgtgagtgtgcgtgcgtgtgtgtgcgcgtgcatgtgtgtgagcatgcgcttgtgtgtatgtgactgtgtgcgtgtgtgtgagtgtgcgcatgtgtgtgcgtgtgtatgtgagtgtgcgtgtgtgtgtccgtgtcagCGCGTGTTAGCGTGTTATCAGGCACGCATGCACGCTTGACTGAGGGGAAAGTGTGTGCGGCTGTTCGCACATGCATAGGTGTGTGTCAGCTGTTGAATCAACAGGGGAGCTGCagcctctgggtgtgtgtgttgtgactgAAGTGGAGTTTCCAGTTGTGGGTGAACttgctctgctccccccacccctcctccctccctcccttcctccctccctccccccacccctcctccctcctctgtaTCGCGTGAGGAGCCGTCATGGCAGCTCAGGGAGTAAACACAGGCTAATCTCCGCCCTCTCTGAGTCCGGACAAACACAAGCTGACGTCAGTCCtctgcactctctcactctgtctctctctcgctctctcacgcaCGCGACTGCTCTGTCTGACATTacgctgctctctgtctctctctctctttctttctcttactctctcaTGCACGTGAATGTCCTGGCTGATATtatgctgctctctctctctcgctctctctatctcaccctctctctctgtctctcttttgtTCTCTATCTCACTCGCTCTTTCTCTcgcaccctctctctgtgtctctctttcgttctctctatctcactctctccgtCACTCTATCCTaactctctcgctccttctatCACCCACTTTCTCTCgatctctatctttctctcgtaccttctcttgctctctctctctctgtctctctctcacacgcaagTGTCTGTCCTGGCTGACATTACCCAGCCGGTATCACTGAGTCGTGTGCACTCACTTTCTCTTGCACACAAACGCGTGCAGACATATCGAATCACACAtctaacaaaaacacacactctcagaaccTACTCACAATGCAGGTagacgcatacaaacacactcatgcgtgtatgcacactcacacccgCAACAAAATAGGCACACGCAGTAATAAAACAGTTAACGTGAGTGCAAAGACATGTAGATGGTCACATGATCCAGGCCAGCTTGGCATGGCTTGGAGCCAGAGTCGAattcccctcccccgccccttgGCCTTGCCCCGCGCCCTCGGTGAACTTCCCGGAGCTGCGGACGGCCCCACTCCTGGCTGAGCATTCTGGGAGAAGTGTTGTTTATTTAGAAACCGAGCAAAAGTACGGGGACTTCCTCCCTCCTGGGGACAAGCAGAGACAATGTCTGCCCCAGCCCTGTACAGCGTCACTCCAGCTGATttagtgctctctctctccgggtCTTATCCGCGGCTGCCCACTTCCCGCTCTCGCATCCGTcttcctgtccctctcttttCCCCCTCTGCTCTCGGCCTCTACttttaacccccctccccccctctctctctcaagctatcctctttgtgtttgtttgtgtctatATTGTGTCGGATTTaaactccctctcaccctcactgtCTGTTCCTCTCCACGCTATCTCTCTGTCGTTCTGCTGTCTGAGTCTGTCTCCCACagtctctgtctgcctgtctgcctgtcggTCTGTCTGGACCGTCTGTGTGTCGGTTGTCGCGGCGCAGGGCTATTTTTAGCGGGTGACTCACAGCAGCTGTTGGCGGAGTGGCAGGCCACTTTTCCCAGCTCCCGCTCGCAGACGCTGTCTGTCGCAGACGCACTCTGCggctttaaacacacacacacacacacacacacacacacaaacatacacacaaacacaaaaagtgCACACAGACctggacacatgcacacacacacagaaatgtgtatacacacacacacaaacatacacacaaacacaaaaagtgCACACAGAcctggacacacgcacacacatacagaaatgtgtatacacacacactattgacTTCAGCTGGAAATTCATAAATTAATTTGGAACTTCATGAAGTTCAGTTGGAAGTCAATGAAACCGGACCTAAACGCTGCTTGGTTATGAATAGCCACCAGGGGGAGTTTGGAGTCTGTCACCTCtgaactctctctttctctgtgtgttttagaaTGCTGCACGCCACTgagctgtttctctctctctctctctctctctctctctctctctctctctctgttctagAACGCTGCACATCTCTGaactctgtttctctgtgtgtgttctagaATGCTGTGCACCTCTGAactctttctctgtgtgttctAGAATGCTGTGCACCTCTGAGCTTggtttctctctcctgttctagAATGCTGTGCAGCtctgaactgtgtgtgtctctctgtgttctaGAACGCTGCACATCTCTgaactgtgtttctctctctctctctgtgttctagAATGATGCCCCACAGTTGCAGAACTGGAGAGGCCTCTGCTGGGGACTCTTTACCCTCATCACAGACACCCTCAGCACTCTGTACCTCCGGCGAAACAGATAGACTTCGGGATGGGGCAGAAGGCCTCAGCTGGGACAGGGCAAATCTGCTGGACCGGATTGCCTTTTTGTAGATTTTGTACATTATTTTCTATCttggctttgtttgtttgttttgtcagattttttttattataatttttttgatgtAGCATTGTGGCAGGACCGTgtggtggtgtgagtgtgtgtgagtgtgtcttttgagtgtgtgtgtgcgagctgCTCATTCTGCTGGCCCAGTGGCAGAATGTGTACCTTTTCTGAAAGCGTTGAAAGTGTGTTGCTGTGAAGGCCCTGTTTTGGGACGCTAGGTTTGGTGTACTCCATATTTCCACCACCCTGGCGGTATGTACCACTCATCCTGTCAGTCCACAGGTTACGGCTCTCTGGGGCAGCCTGCCCATCTGTACTTATGAGCCTTCGCTACCCCTTCTCATCCTTGGGGGAGGCCAGTCCCGCCCCTCATTACCAGGGCGATTGCCCCTCCGATTAATCAGGAGGGGCCTTCAGGGTCCAATCCCAGCAGGCCACTCCATTgcccaatcagccaatcagcaatcAGGTGTTTGGATTATGGCAGCTTTGCCTTCGTTAGGATGGAGACGTgacctgcctcccccccccacacacacccagggtgcTTGGACATGGCCCCACATTGCTGGGGCTTCATCAAAACCTTAACTGgacgggagggggggtgaggccAGCACCCTACCAATTCAGATGTGtacataatttatattttttacgGACTTCCTTAGACTTTTGAGAGCATTTGTTGCTGTGCCTCACTCCTCCCTCTACAGGATTAAATGCCTTGACCAGCGGTGGACAATCCACTCTGGGTGAGTGGGCTCCGGCTGCACGTTCAGCTGTCCACGCACTTCCTGTTCTCGCACATTCCACACGGGCCACGGCCTGCGGTCCTGTTCCTGGACTGGCACGCAGGCCGCCCGTGTAGCTTCGGCGTCTAAGGACCGTTGTCGATAGTTGTAAgaaattcatttgttttgtaaagTTGGGAAAATTGCAGCAGCCAAGCTGGATGTGACCAGCCGGGTCTAGACTGTTTCTCGGACTAACCTGTAGTCTCTCGATGACAGTTAATTGTCGTTTAAGTGCTTCAATGGGAGTTCCCAGTTTTTCTGTTAAACCTTCAAGAATTCTGCActatgaatatttttttatcgTGGACCAACAGTTGGAAGTGTTCTAACAGAACTTGTACATGGGTTGAAAATAATTGTTGAAAAATTGTTAGAAAAATTCGATCTCAATCCAGTTTTTTAAGCAATATTTTGGGTTCAGAAACATTTGGGTTCAGAATTGCCtttgaaaaatcaatttttgttatttaatatGCAAACCACTCAATATTGGCTTAAATGGCTGCCTGTGGAAGTTGTATGGCACTTTCTGTACGCCAGATCTCAATGGTTATCCATAGTGACATCCccaaatgataataatataatgaaatgCCATTTTTTCTACTATGTAagaacaaatgtaaaataattaatttattcttttttaatgaaaacgatggtatagatttttttttctaaaggcCAGTTGTGTTTTTTGGCTTTGTGTTTAAACTGGGGTGAGTGGAGAGACATCGAAAACAGAGCAAGTTCTCTTGAGAGCGTTCCTTTGATCGCACCGGTCCCTAAGTCCACGGTTTTCACAAACAAGACTGAAGAGAGCAGAGGCTGTCAACGACAGCGTCTGTGGTAACACTGCCGGAGCTGATGGCACTTAAGCCCGTCTTTATTTCCTGTTTGGAAATGTCTTTACAAGCACCCAGCAAGGCAAGCAGAAGTAGGATTATAAAACTCAAACTACCCAGAAACAAGCCTCCCGTGGTCCGCctgagccccccgccccccttatTTACATGAATGAGATCCAGTTTAGGACGCCGTTTAAATGTAGCATGAGTGATATACATTATTTCATCTCTAGTCACTCCCTCAGACTGTGATGTAAAATACTGAAGGAAATGAAACCACCATCTTTAGGTtgcatgaatttaaaaaaagcaagcaAACGTGCAGACGCAGTTGGCGTAAATGTCAAAGTTCAAAGTGCAAAAAAAGGATCAGCCTTACTGTATCCTAAAGTAATGATGTGTCTGTGGTCTGAAGCTGTGTACATTTGCTACTTGACATTTTCTATGTGAATTTTCTATgtgaatttttgtattttttttttcctttttacaataaagtttaaaaaattgAACAATCGGTGCCTTCACCTGGCATGTGACTCAAATCTTTTGTTAATATGCACCTCTGTAGAGAAATAACCAACAGCCTCTTGTcttcaaaatgtgtttatccTCAGACTAGTACCAGTCCTTGTCTGCAAGAAGACATATTGAACTTACAGTGGTAACAGCTTTAAATATTCACtctattacctattgtaccttgatGGCCAGGTTTTAACCAAAGCAACCATAATGGTGTACTGTCCTTGTAGGAAAACAGCACATAAAATCGCCCAGCCCTGTCTATGACTCCACACTGAAGCCAAAGAGTTTTCTTCTTGAGTCATTCGGCTGACTGTAACATACACCAGTGCAGAgcacacacaataaaacaggTCACTTTGTGTAGACAAAAGGAGAGTAAGAAGTGGGAGTGTTGCTCCATGGAAAGGGATCACATCTGGTTAATATTAGGAGGATTAGCGCGACCCCCGCCTGATCAGTTCACGTCAGGGTCATGCGCGATGCGGGCTGGTGTTCTCTCATAACACGGTAGCGAATAACGACAACACTGCCACATCCCGCCGCGGCACTGCAGACTCGCTGCCCTGTCCTGTACAGAACACGCTCTGTTTAGGCTGACCTTGCCCTTCTCCTTCCCACAATTGTGTAGTAATTGGCTCACAGTTTGGCAGCGAGGCCGTCTAAACTCCCATGCAGACGGTGAGTTTACTTCCAAGGGGCGTGCTTGTATCTGATGCCTTCCCAGATCCATTATGCACAACGCACTGCTATGCTCCGTGCGGCCTGGTTAAAATAAGTTAATGACTAGAATGCAATATCTATAACTGGAAACCCTGTGGCCAAAGCAGATTGGTTTCACGAGTGATGACATCATTTCCATGGGGTATGGCCTTGCTGTGGGGCCAGCAGGAGTCAGTAGATGAAAGATGGCTTTTGATTAAAAACGGTGGGTTTAGCTCAGTCCGTAATTAATCCTCCCCTCACTAATATGAAGAAAAGAGCAGTGACTTAATCATGATATCAAGGCCATGGTTGTTTCTCTTGCTTTCTTTGTCCATCCtttcaaaagaagaaaaacaagaggCCTGTTTGTTACCATCGGGTCCAAGTCGTAGGTCTTTCTCATACATAGACGCCCAcgtacacatccacacacaaagcATGCTATTACTGGGAAATGTCAAGGAAGTCCATTTCTGCCCCTTGTACCTAATaaaggcatttttttttctcatttgccATGGAGGGAAACAAAAGGCAAACCAGTGGGATGTCTATAGTATGTACATGCATTTTCCTTTAACAGACACTTAGATAAAAATAAGGTGATGCAACTCGTTGAATACATAAAGGGAAGAATGTATGTCATTAATGAAAAGCTATACTGAACTGGATAAACCCTCTATGCCTTGTAAGAATGTAAGGCCTCTATAGCTTGGGAGTGGCTTCATCCTGACGGGAGACTTGGGAGATGGGAGAACACTGATAATCAGGGATCCCAGTTCAGGGAGAAAAATGAAGCTGTTTCAGTCAAATCACAATGATAATATCCTCTCTTAGCGGAGTAATATGAGTGGGGTGCATTATTCAAGGGTACTGACTGCTGATTTTAAGGAGACGCCAAAACCCTGCAGGGATTCTGGCCTGGAGTTTTACATCCCTGACACGGCCGTGACCCCACCGTGAAAAGAACTCATCCCAGTGTCATCAACCCTGGGCAGAAAGAAGGAAAGTGACGAACCCATATTTGCATTGTAACAGATCACACCCACTGCCTAGCACCGGGTGATACCCACGCAAACACTGGCCAAACGGGGTGAGCAGTATCTCTCCACAACACCGATACCACGTCTGCATTTACATCTAGCTGTCTTCACCCCCAGCTCGAAAACACTGGCGCATTGGGATTGGCTGGTTTGGGTTACCTGGTCGTACCCGTGCTGTGTGCGAGTGGCCAACCTGCTCATCCGGTTTGTCCGCCATTGTCATTCGTTGCGGTGAAAGGGAGCCAGGAGACGGCACGTGTCGCCGGGTTTTCAGTGCCAACAAGCAGCGCCCTTCACACCGCACGCCCGGGCTTAGCGAGTCTGTCAAACCCTCGTAGCCTAGTTTATGACCTGCTGCTTCTGTGCACTTTCACCCGGATAGCAGCAGGACGGGTAGCTTCGTGCGTGATCTTCGGTATTTGCCAACCCTCTGCGGTCGAGCTGTGTCACTTTTTTAAGAGAAGTTCAGACCACAGGGGAAAATAAGACTTGCAGCTTGAGGGATGGACTTGCCCTTTTATTGTCTTTTGGTTACAAATATGACCTGCGATTCGGTGTTGCAAGGGTGTCGACTTGTCCTGCGACAAGCAAACAGATATATTTGAGCACATGCGGTACTGAGTCACTTCTCTCATTACAAATGAATAGATGTCTTGTTAATGCTGGAGAGGAGGTAGTTGGCTTCATGCCAACATGCAAACCCTCCATGCACAGAGCTGCCTAAGATTGTG encodes:
- the bbc3 gene encoding bcl-2-binding component 3 isoform X2; amino-acid sequence: MARPQTDGGVDSSGQQQQSCRMEALRPEGSRQDAWHRGSFHALQTGCQPCLPRRDIATQTAYSAVAHSPRPAPACAPSAPPSGTAHTSVPQSADTVREQGGSVERPHDGQPLPDLLPQRQRPLGEPSGNSHARDQEMEDEASGRVADQLRVIGDELNAMFLQRRNDAPQLQNWRGLCWGLFTLITDTLSTLYLRRNR